A DNA window from Choristoneura fumiferana chromosome 24, NRCan_CFum_1, whole genome shotgun sequence contains the following coding sequences:
- the LOC141441799 gene encoding uncharacterized protein isoform X3, whose translation MSGNSVYIQMAPQFSLTWQEKAWLVVGLMRYWQWSICRVFLASVLHQRVSGVPALPWIPLQDVETDSLVGSVGSARDCWICYDGARAEPLIRPCRCTGDVSAVHHDCLRRWLVESAATPDGLKCKVCNTPYIVQETSRVEWERGFTCVHWLRTALAVACMCGAGAAAWVAIQMFTSPVVRVLAAGAASLVCYVAVRFLGMNTVTAYQKAKISSLRILTEPLEETPSDQLATISKTVTVEIASKAVLERALKGEINK comes from the exons ATGTCCGGCAATTCTGTTTATATCCAAATGGCTCCTCAGTTCAGCCTGACTTGGCAAGAGAAGGCCTGGTTGGTGGTTGGGCTGATGCGCTACTGGCAGTGGTCAATCTGCCGTGTCTTTCTTGCCTCCGTGCTGCATCAGAGAGTTAGTGGGGTGCCGGCGTTGCCATGGATACCGTTG CAGGACGTGGAAACAGACTCGCTGGTGGGCAGCGTGGGCTCGGCCCGCGACTGCTGGATCTGCTACGACGGCGCGCGCGCCGAGCCGCTCATCCGGCCGTGCCGCTGCACGGGCGACGTCTCCGCCGTGCACCACGACTGCTTGCGCCGCTGGCTCGTCGAG AGTGCGGCAACCCCTGACGGCCTGAAGTGCAAGGTGTGCAACACTCCTTACATAGTACAGGAGACCAGCAG agTGGAATGGGAGCGCGGCTTCACGTGCGTCCACTGGCTGCGGACCGCGCTGGCGGTGGCTTGCAtgtgcggcgcgggcgcggcggcctGGGTCGCCATACAGATGTTTACGTCGCCGGTCGTGCGCGTGctcgccgccggcgccgcctcGCTCGTCTGCTACGTGGCTGTCAG ATTCCTCGGCATGAACACGGTCACGGCTTACCAGAAAGCCAAGATATCCTCGCTCCGTATCCTCACGGAGCCGTTAGAGGAGACACCGTCGGATCAGCTCGCGACCATCAGCAAAACAGTCACCGTCGAGATCGCATCCAAAGCTGTGCTCGAACGCGCACTCAAAGGCGAAATCAACAAATAA